TTGGTCCCTGTCGTGCACACCGCCTCTGCAGAGCCCGACGGCCACAGAGTCGCCACGCCGATCAGGACACAACTCAGGCAGACCAGCAGCAGCATATGCTGTATCCGTCTTTTCGAGAGCTTATTCATGAATCGCCACCTCCTCCACCCGCAGATGCCGACCTAGCTGAGAGACGATACTGGGTACCGCACCGACCCCCATGCGACTGACAAGCAGAGGATTCGCCCAATAGACCCGCTGATGAAGTTGCTCCATCACTTTCTGCACGTCGCCGTCAGAGATGATCAGCTTCACAAACTTCGGATCATGCTCTTTTAAATACTGCTGCACCCAACCTACCTGCGAGGAACTGGTGCCATCGAAAAACACCAGAGTTCGAATCCACCGTACCTTGTCGAAGGGATTAATTTTGGTGCCGGACTTGATCAACACCGTGTTCGTCGTGGGGTCCTTAATATCCTCGGGATACTCGACCGTTGGATCAACGAGCACGACCCTCGCTTCTTCGGCATGCGGAAGGGCCAACCCTGGGCCCTTTGCGAACTGACGTTTGAGGGCGTCGCCAGACCGCCGTTGAATATCCGGCCAATCCGCCTTCGCCAACCGCTCCTTCATCACATCGATCATGTCCCGCTCCGCGATGTCGGCTCCACGTGCGTCGCCCTGCACCTTCACACTCCGCCCAATGGTCGGAACCTGTGGCGGAGCTTCTTCCGTCGGCCCCCCCTGAAGAAACCCTCGGTGCCGGCGCTCGAACCATTCGATCCATGGCGTCACACCGGCCTGTTCCTTCGACAACAACGTCAGGAGATGCGCGACCGAAGCTCCTCCGCTCGCTATTAGGAATTTCTCGTCTTTCACAAACACCAGGGCCGGAACTTCTGCCGCACCAACCGTCCGGTAAATGACTGGATCAATCCCGATTCCAACCAGCAGTGAGTCATCTGGATGATCCCCGGTGAAGAGCAGATGCTTGATCCGCTCCTGTGTAACCTTGAACGAATCCTGCACCAGTCCACGCAAGAGCACCTTGGCGCCCAGTAATTTCGCCTCTCGCAGGTAGTCTTTGAGGGTGTCGTTCGGTAACGAGAAGGAGAGTAGAAGGTAGACGCCGTCGCGGCGCACTTCTTTTGGTGACTCCTGAGGACGCCCATGCCGCAACGCTTGGCGCGAGTACCTTGCGATGTCCTGCGCCATCTCCTCAGGAGATGGGATACTTGGACGTACTGCTGATTGCGAGTTTCCCGCGAAAACAGAAGACCCGATGCTCAGAAGGGAGAGCCCTGCGACCGCTACCACACAGACAATACCGCTCGATACGTTCACGGTACCTCCATTTCAGAATGTCTGTATGGAGTATTACCGACCTAGCTAGATGAGTGGTGTCACCGTGCCGAGAATATCCGCCTTCCGAATTAGGCCATAGTACCGAGAGTCGAACGACCGCGGGTGTGGCAGCGCCACATAGTATTCCCCTTCCGGAATAACCTCCGGAAGTGACGCTAAATCGATCCGTTGCCCGTAACGATCGATCCCAAATCCACGCCCCACGGATTGCCCGTTGATATAGACCTCGTCCTCTTTGATCACGATATGGTCACCCGGCACTCCAACGATTCGTTTCATCCACCGATTCCCCACGTCCGCATAGTCACGGTGTAAATGGCCTGGCTGCACGCGTTCCACGTAGTCCCGCCGCATGATGAACGCCACGAGATCCCCTCGTCCTACGGGCTGCCCTTTTTGAATGAGGAAAAAGTTATGGTGCGGCCAACTCCCGCTCATGCGAGCGGCGACCTCATACCAAGGGGCGATAACGCCGGCAGTAATAATCGCACCACAGAACAACATCAACCCCACATGCGTCCAGCGATGCCGATCAAGCCAGTCGAGGATTGTCGGCGCCCGCTTGAGCACGTTCAGCAGCGATAATGCATTGAATAGCTTCATCGATGGAGAGCTCCTTTGGTCCTTCTTTTCTCACGCGATCAATCATCGACAGTTCATCCGGATTCGTCGTAAACAACAGCTGTGTCTCACGCGGCACGGTTAGCCTGCAAATGCCTCTCCCAAATGGGGTGATCATAAAAATCTCAGAGTACTCCGTGGTCTTTGTGACGGATGACAGGAGTCGGTATTCCATTTCCGACAATACAATGCGCCCATTGTTCCTAAACGCCGCGATGCTTTCGGTCTTTTGCTTGAGCAGTCCCACAAATTCCGCATTTTCAAGCAAATAGCGCCCAACATCCCGCATCTTGTCGTAGTAGTCGTTGATGCCCTGCGTGATGGTGATCATTGAGCCACCGGACTTCCGGACCCGGCGCGCGCCGGTTTCAAAAAACGCAGCGGTATTCCCTCCCTGAGACAACAAATCCCACGCCTCATCTAGAATGACGAATTTCCGCCGGCCACGGTTCTCCTTTTTGTACATCACTGCCTGGATATTCATCTGCATCTGCAGGAGAATGACTGACCGTAACTGCTTCTGTTCATTCAATCCGTCGAGTTCAAGCACCACAAAGTCATTTTCAAAATTGACGTTGTTCGCCCCGTTGAAGAGATGGGAATACATACCCCCCTTCGCATAGGAAGCCAGCACACGCGCGAGATCTCTGGCTCGAGGATCAGTCATGCTCTTCAACACCTTGTGTACCGAATCCGGACATCCCTCACATCCCTCTCCTTCGAGTACGCGCATGATCGCCTCTTCGATGAACGAGAGCTCGACATCGGAGAGCGGGCGCGAAGGTGACGCCATTTGCGCGTGCAACGCTTTGAGGGTCGCCAGTTCATCGGCTCGGTCACTTGGATCGTCAACCCCGCCGGCATTACTCCCCCAATGCACAAGTTTGCTGAACGGATTAAAACAAAGGCGTTGAGCGTTTGCGCCGTACTGGATGTATTGCCCCTTGAGCAACTCCACAAGTTTGACGTAGCTGAAGCCAGCATCGATGACCCACACCTGGCCACCAATACCCAAGTAGCTCTTGATCCAATTGTTCATAAAGAACGATTTACCCGCCCCCGATGTCGCTGCGATCGCCATGTTGTAATTCGTCTGTTGATTGGCGAACACATCCATGGTGATCAATTGACCTGAACGAGACGTCAGCAGCACCACTGGAGCTCCTCCCCCCTTCCAGTCAGCCACAATGGGGCAAATATGCGCCGGGACCTCGGTATGGTAAGTCTTCATTCGTCGCAGACCATCAATGAGCGCTTTGTCGTCCGACGGTAGTCCGAGGGGTAGACCCGTCATAAGGATTTTCCATCCAATGAAGTGATCTTCCTGCAAGTTGATATCCTTCGCCCGATAGAGAGCCCGAAGGGCGCCTGTCTGCTCCTCCACATGTCGCGGTGTATCCCCATACAGAACGACCTGGAAATAGGACCCTATGAGCTGTCTGCCATTTTCAAGTTGCGCTTGGACGCCATTGAAATGATCCAATTTGAACTTGAGGGAGGGAATGAGCCCCAGAAGAAACCCACTGGCCTGCTGATTAATAATGACGTGCTTCTTTCGTAACTTGCCTTTCGCTTTGACCTGGTCAAATTTCAACACATTCAGCGTCAGAAAAAATGGACAGGTAATTTGATCGGTGAACCGGATCAAGCTCCCAATCAACTCGCGATTGTTCCCGCCATGCCACTGCACAGGCCAGGACTGAACAGTCAGCGTCTTGAGAAACTTTCCGTCCAGTTCAATCATCTTGGTGCGAAGCGTCGCCTTCGTATCGAGACGGACCGCCTGATCTCGTATCGGCAGTTGGTCGCTGTACGCCGGCGGCCGACTCTCCCAGCTGTGGCCCGGATTGAGCAACACATGCAAGAGACTCAATAATTGCAGCGGCCCTACGCGCTCGGGCAATAATCCCAACGTGTTCAATTGCCCCTCAATGCCCGACACCGCTTGATGAATCCGCTCGTCTTCCCATCCTTGCGCCGTCGTTTCCTGCGTTGGGAACGCCACGGATACATACACCGTGAAATCTCGTGGGCGCAGAGGTGGGTTAGACGTCAGTTGTGTATCTCTGGCATGCAGATAGAACTCTGCGGTCTTTCTCGCATCAGCTACATAACGTTCCCCTGCCTGACCTCGTTGCGCCAGAATCACGTGATTGTCCAGATATGGCTCGATAATGGGGGACGCATGAAGCATGAATTGAAACGTGGTTCCAATTGGCAGGTCCGACTCGAAGAGATTCGTCAGCTTCTGAATAGACTCTTCCGACAATCCCAGTAGGGGCTTGCTAGAAAACACCACACCGATGCGCCCATCATCCAATCGATAGACCTGATTGGTGTCATCCCAAGCCTCATAGGGCAGCCAGTCACTGATGGCTGTCCGATCGACCAGCTGCTTTACCTTCCACTCAAGGATCGTTGACATATTCGCTCCTCTGGGTTCCTTCCACTACTGGGGTGGCAGCGGCCCATCATCGGTCAGATAATTGGACGCCCCGGTCTGAGGGAGCTGAGGAAATCCCTGCGGCATGATGCCACCCGAGCCAAGAGGGTTCACGGACATCGGCGCCGAACGTTGTCCAACTTCAGGAACATTCTCCGTCATGGCGTTCGCCGCCGCATTCCCACTGGGTGTTCTCTTTCCGTCTCGTTTCTCGACCATCCGCCCCATTCTCGGATACAGATCCTTTCCATGCCCCGAACTCGACCCAGCACTCACCCCCTGCGCCATGTGTCCGAAAATAAAATCTGGTTCGTCGACAATGAGATAGTGCCGCGACTGATCATGGAGGCGCTTTTTCGTATCCTTCCATGGAAATACCGTCACACGAAGAGCCGACACCGGCGTAATCACCGGCTTGCCTATGGCGCTGTCCGTCTTGCCGCTGAAGATCATCGGAGGAGTGACCTGACCAGGGCCAGAGCTTGAGCTGGTGTCTTGTCCACCGCCCTTTTGGTCTTTCGTGTACTGCGTCACCTTCTGCCCAGCAGAGAACCGCTTCTCGTAGGCTTCCGAGACGGACTCACACGTCGCTTGATCCGGATACCCCTTACAACTGAAATTAGACTCATAGCCCCCACAGCCCGCCAGAAGGACAGACAGGCCCATAGCTACCCCAGATCCCAAGCCGTACCATGATCCGCCTCGTGTGATGTAGCGCCTGATATACCCAGACATCATGTCGCATGCCTCCTCCAGAATCCGCCCACTCGACTTCTCTACTTCTGCTGGGCCTCTATCTGCAGTAAAGCCAATACTTCACTGGCAGGACGATAGCCGGCAAACGATTGTCCATTTGGCAAAAACACCATTGGGGTGGAGTTCACTCCCAAACGCTTCCCCAATTTGATGTTCTCGTCGATCGGATGACTGCAAGCCCCTACCTCACCCATTACTGGTTTTGACATCAGCGCGCGCCCCAGCGCCTCGGCTTGATCGGGAGCACACCAAATGGCGACAGACTTGCGATAGGCATCCGGATGCGTCCGTACCAGTGGATACAGAACCACGGCCACCGGAACACCTGCCTCAACAAGCTTCTGCACCTCCGGATGAAACTGCTGACAGAACCGACAGTCTGGATCGTCAAAGACCAGCACCGGACGCTCCAACTTCGATTGCATGGGAGACAACAGAATGGTTTTCGAGGTATCCATTCCGGCCAAGAGCGCCTGCTGACGGTCTCTCACATACTCTTGCGTAACATTTCGGCCCATTTGAATATCGAAGAGTGCCCCGGAGAGCACGTACCGCCCAGACTCATGCACGTACATATAGTTTTCCACCCGGTCACTGTCGCTCTCCACCAAGAGCCATCCAGGAATTTCCGTCTTGGACACTCGCAACACTTTCATGCCAGGAAACTTTTGCTCGATCACCGTTTTGATAGGCCTCACGGCATCATCCGTTTCGGCTCTCAGGATCGACTCTCCCGCAACCGACACACACACGGCACACACCAGCCCCGCGATTATCTGCTGATAGGATCGTCTCATCGCCATCATGCCCCCTTTCACACTACGAATTACTGGAAGAACCCCTCTAACTCACGTCCTGTCCCAACGATGAAATCCACTTCCCGTTGCGCGTCGATTTCAATCACCGGGAAAATGGAGGCAGCCATCATGCTGTAGTGGCGAGCCAACAATTCAGCCGCCCGACCGGCACCACCGGCCATTCCCGACATCGCCACAGGCCCGGCCGGCGGTAAGTTGAAGGCTTGGCTCGGGCTTTGTGCGACGAAAAATCCGGACTGGTAGGGCATAAAGGCTCGGGAGATGCCTGACACAAAACCAGCGAGCAGCGTGCGACCCAACAATGCCCCCTCTTTCAAGACAACCCGCCCACGCATTCCCTGTTTGCCATCTTCCCCACTCACAAACCCTTTCAATTCGATATCTACCGCTTCCCCATTCTTCTTCACGCACGACAAGGCATTGCCACGAATCATCACGCGTTCCGAGGACAAATCTCCCAAGCCTTCTCCCACTAGGAAACAGTCCTTCGCATCAATCCTCGCCTCATTCGGGAGCTTCATGATGTCACGCACCATCATCAGCACCGGGTAGGGACTGTTTGCGGAGGCGCCCCCACCCTGCGCCCCCGTCGAACGGGCCGGTGCATCCATGCCAGAAAGCAATTTGACGGGAATAATCGTCCCCGTATTCAGCCACAATTTCTTCTCGTTCTTTTTGGCGCCAGGCACTATCTCTGGCCGAAATACCTGAAACCCCTCGGTCAACCCGCCCCCGGCCCCAGGGGCCGGTAGCGTCCCGCCTGCCGGTTTCGGGGTGCTTTGCACCGGAATGGGGCCTTTCGGAACCGGCATGGCCGAGACAGGCGTCGCACTTCCTCCACCCACGGGATTGGCACTGAGCGGAGGCGGCAGCGGCGGCAACGCGCCACTCTTCGTCCCGGCTGAGACCACGCCACCAGACCGCGCCACTGACTCAATCCGCTTCTGCAGGTCACTCAACTGAGTCTTAATCTCGGTCTTGTCTCGTCCGTCCTGCTCCAACAATCTCCGCATTTGATCCCGCTGCTGCTCCAACGCTTCGATCCTGGCCCCGGCGTCTTTCATATAAATTTCTTTGTCGGTTTCCTCGCGATTGATCGACACGGTCTTGGCTGGAGACTTCCCACGGACAATCCCCGGTTGATTCCCTCGGAATTGCTGAAGCACCATGCTCAGCACGATGAACCCACCCACCAGAACCACTCCCGCGAGCAGTTTGGATGGAGCGGGTTTCTCTGGACGAATCGGGTCGCCAGGGTTGAGAATCGCGCTCTCCGTCGGTTTAATCGATGCCATCCTAGGTCTCCGGTCTGAGGTTAGCTTTTTGCGTCTGGATCCACTTTCGGCTCGGGCTTGGGTTTGGGCGGTTCAGGCGGTGCGTCATCCAGCAGGTACACCACCACTTCTTCCCCTGACTCGACCACCTCGCGATTTAAGGCGATTGCTTTTTGAACCCCGGTCAGGAATTCTTGTTCCCGCAGTGTGTATTTGTGTCCCGCGGTATTCACCAATCGATACACAATCACCCGGTACTTCGGCCCTCGATACTCGATTCCCTGCACCACCTTCAGCTCAAGCCACTTCGGATACCGTTCTTCGGCAATCGACGTCTGCCGATACCCTTTCGGTAACGCTCCCCGCGCAGCCATCTGCAAAGTCTCGAGTAGCCCATCCACATAGTCAGCGGCTTGGCGAGCAGGATCCGTGTCATAGACCACAGTCCCCACGCGCCTATCTTCAATACTAATGGTCTGCGCGCCTAACGACACGCTCACCCCGACCTCAAAGACGTAGGTTTGCTCGCCGGCCATCACGACCAGATCAGCGGGGCCAGTCTTCACCTGGACAATCAAGTTGCGCCCTTCCGGCTTCGCTTTGAGATCCGCCCTAGAGCTCGTCGCCATGGTAATCGGGGCAGGAAAGGTCAGGACGTTCAAATCTCTTCCAGACAATGTGAGGGACGTCGCACCCTCATCACCAACCACCACCGCAGCTCCTACCGACCTGGCCCAAGACAGAAACAACAGCAGGCCAAGGACGCACATCGCCATCGCCCGGTGCTTCGAGTCTCGATACACGCTGGATGTCATACGTCTCCCCCTACCCCTTTGCCGGATCTGATTGACTATCCTGCCGTGAACGATCTAAATGAGCCGCAGAGAGCCCAACCACCCACGGCCTGCCCTGATCCCACCGCATCGAGATACGGTACTCCCGCTCCTCTTCCCGTATCTCGCTCTTTCCCACAAATCGGCGCTCAATGCCCTCGAACACGGCCACGTCCCCGTCCACACGACTAGCCGTCACAAAAAACACACGACTGAGATTGTTGGTCTTCACGTACACGGCCTCCGCCCCGAGAGACTCTGACATAAGCCCATAGTGGCTTGACGGTACCCACTGCAGAAGCTGCCGATGGTGAAACTCAACAGAGGCCGGCGTGACATTGGCAATCCAGGGCAACATGGCCATGGCAATGGACTTTTTGTAATACTCGTCGCCGCCCATTGCGTTCGCCCAATATTCCTGCGTCGGATTGATCGGCACCACATGAACCGCGACGTTCTGCCGAAAAAATCCGTTCGCCACCAACGCCACCGCTAATACTGTTGCCAGGGCGGCGAACACCAGATTCAAGACCTGGGCGTTATGCAATTTTGATTTCCACAGCTCGATTGTCATCGTCGTTACTCCATCATCTCTCGGGTTGTTCCGTGAGGTGATCCCGTCAGCTGAAACGTGGGCACACCAGACCAATAGGCCCAATGGAAGAGGAATCCCTCGGATTTCCCGTTCTTCATTTTCGACAAAATCAACGTGCTCACGATCCCCACCACTATCAGGTAGGTCAGGAACTTCGTCACAATGCCGAGAAAGATGCACACAAAGAGCACGGCCAACTCATCAATCTCCCACCAAAAGATCTGGGGCAGGCTATCGAGATATCGTGGAATAAATGTGCCGTTCATCTGTCCCTCTTCTGCTTCATTGTGACGGCGGGGCCATGATCTGTCCCGCCGTCACGACACCATGCCTGTACCGCCCGCTTACATCAGTCCCGTGGTAATGGTCGGAATGATGTTGGGGATATAGAAGGCTGCTGCCGCCACACCGAATCCGGTGAACATGCCGGCCCACCGGCCCGCCATCGCCGATCCCAACCCGATCGCCCCCGCCACCAGGGCTAACAACGTCCCCAGCGACCCCTGCATATAGTTGGTCAACAACGTGACCAGCGGACCAAACGTCGCATCCGCACCTGCGAACGCGGGCACGGCCAGCACCACAAACGAGGCAAGCACCATGAGCCCCAACAAGAGACTCATTCGCCACATTTCTCCGGTCACTCTCTTCAAGACGTTGCCCATACTCCAGCCCCTCCTCTGGCTCGTCGCTCACTGTTTACAAGACGTGTGGTTGCCAAACCGAATGAGCGCCCTTAGTTCATTCCAGCATAGCCATGCTCCTCCTCAGCCTCTCCTTATGGTTTTACTGAGTCGCCTGTGACACCAGTGGACACAACAGATGTTACTGGAGGTATTTGGGATCGCTCCTCAACCGATGAGGGATCTCCACACCTACCTCGCAGCAGCATCGTGATCTCCACGCGTCGACTGTCCGCATGGTTCGGCATAAAGCAGCAGCCTCCGCGGCCGACCACTTCCACCTGAGTCGAGACCTTCAAGCCAGCCTGCAATGCTTTCGCCACCGCGTGTGCCCGAGCCGTCCCAAGTTCTTCGTTTGTCTCCCGAGACCCCGTCGGATCGGTGTATCCCTCCACCCGCAGATAGAAGACCTCCTCTGTGGACAGTTCCGTTAAGTCTCGTTGCGCACGCTCCGGTACAGCAGCCGAACCCATGGCAAACAAAACGGTTCGATGCCGCACCTCAGGATCGCGACGACAGGCGGACGGGGACGTCCTTCCTGTGAAACCAGGAGGTGCTGGTTTGTCCACGCTGCTCACCGCAGCGCGAGACATGTCACCTGGACGGCCTGCCAGCGCACCCGCAGAAAACGTCGGCAATGTCTGGAGCCGATGCATCACCGCCTTAATCGGTTTCGGTGTGAGATCCGCCACCAACGGTTTGTTTGGGACCTGCGTCAGGGGTGTTGGCTCTGGGCATCCAGCGGGACGAGACAGAAGCCATTGCGGACCAGATTGGACGGAAACCACCGTAGTCGGGAAGGTGTAGCCTTGCCCGCAGAGTCGCGTTGCCTCGGACATTGTTGGCGACGCAGCAGGTCGCGTCGTACAGCCCCCGACGGTCAGCAGTCCCATACAAACGAGACCGGCCCATGGCATGTAAGTCGTCCGTCCCCCTGTCATACTCCCCCCTTTCACCACGGCTTCCGAGTCGCCAGGTTCATCTTTGGTATTACCGACTGCCACGGTGTATCGAACAGAAACAGGGGTTGCCGGATGTCGGAAGGGACGTCGTCGACGCGACGACGGAACCAAGAAAAGACGCCAGCGGGTTAAGAAGCGATCAGATTAACAGTAGCCACCCCCCCACCCCAGGCCCGGAAGGACCCGTCGGGACATTGCTGGAATAAACGCGCGCACTGAAGACACTGATGAAGGTACCTATCCATGAATTCGTCACCATCGTGTGAACGATACCCAAACAACTCTCCGTTACAACGAGGACACGGTTTCAACAAATTTGCATACAGTCCCATTGTTTGCTCTCCTCGCTTCACTACAAGACACTCGTATTATTATCTGGGATAACTGCATGCATCACCGGTGCATGGATCAGCGTGCCGAGGGTCGCCATTCTGGAGGCAATCCTCGCGATTGCCTCCTGCGACTCACGCAGCGCCTCCAATTCGACGCCTCGCTGCTGAGCTTTTCCTTCCAGTGCCTCGCACAACACATCAAGCCGCCGCACAATGGTTCTGACGGCCATCTCTTGAAATTCTGCGGATTGCGTACAGGCCCCCACGAACCCTTCGGCTTCGAGATCCGTCGATCTTTCCTTGCCACCTTCCTGCTGCCGCGTACGATGAGCCTGCACACGCGCCTCGATACGCAAGACCGCACTCTCGAAGCCCCGTAATTCAGAGTCGTTGGAATACGTCACCTGTTCGGCATTCCAGGCACTATCCATAGTCAAGGCCGGCAGACAGAATCGGACGAGATAACTATAGGAAAGGGGAAAGCTCAATTGGGCGCGCAGGGCTTCAATCCGCTCCCACTGCCCTCCGAAGGCGTTGTAGATCCTCGCGGACTCGTACAGCATGTGTGGACGAATACACTTCCCGACCGCTGCGGACATACGTTCTGCCATCTTCACGACGACAGCATCCCCATGCTGGCTCCGTTCCAGGGCTTCAACCACTATACCGCCAAGCCGAAAGCGTTCGCGGATCAACTCTCCCGCCACATACGTGATGGACCTCGCACACTGTTCAGCCCGTTGCACCAACGATTCCTGCCAATCAGCCGCGTACTCCAGCATCAGCCCTCCTACTGCGCTAGAAGGCATAGATCACTCCCACTGACCCACGAAACGCCGCTTGCCCAACAGATCCGAGGAAATCACGGGAGGCACTCAACGAGAACAACCAGTGTTTGTCCAACGCCAAGACATACCCCAGCTCCGGACTAGCGACTTGCTTCTTGGAATTGAGCGGGTCTTCTTGGAATCGCAAGCCACCCACAATCGCAGAAGATTCATCCAGGGCTTTTACAAACCCCAAGTTCACAAAAATGATGCTCGAACGATGCGGGACCCAATGGCCTGGCTGAAATGACGGCACGACCTCATATCCCAGATTGCCATGGAGCCACCACCGATTCCCAAGATTCCAGGACGTGACCAACGCCCCGCGCAAGCCAGGATTCGTTCGGTCTCCCGCATAGGGCACCTCACCCAATACGCGCACGCTAATCGATGGCAGCAGCTCTCGTTCTTCGGCCTGTTTCCGGAACCGCGCTAGAATTCCCACCTGGATCGACCTAGGATCGTCCATCGTCCCAGGATTGAGCGGACCTCGGAGCGACGTCCCACTGACCGTCAATTCCATATTTTCTGTGGCGCCATAGCGAATATCGTGAGTCGCCCGGAAGCGCCCACTCTCAGAGCCCGAATCATTCCGCGTGATGTCGGGCCGGATCGCCGACTGGATCACCACTTGATCTGTGGGCACCGGGTAGGCGTCATCGAGAGACGTAGGGTAGCCCGGACTGATATTTACCGGGGAGAGTGCCATCACCACGTTGCCCCCCAGGCATACGAGCCCCAGGGCCCCCGCAACCGCCAGTAACCACTTCCTGCCTCCACGCATTAGTCCCAAGCTCCTTATAGGAATTGCACAACATAGAAGGTTGTTACCCTCGTATTACCGAAGGACCAAGGACAGGAAAGGCAGGAGATTTTGGATCGAGTAGACGTCAGGGGCAGAGGAGAGAAGATGTCAGTGTCACGCCCCCTGACAGGTCCCTAATGGCCCATTCCAGGGACCATGAGGCAGGCACAATTCGCAAGGAGAGCCGTGGATCAGCGCGATCCATTGGCCGTGTGATCCGGTAATTCCTGTATGAGCCTGCACCTCAGCCCAGCAGGCAGCTCAATACCTCGTTGAAGCCTTTCACAGAGCGTGCGGACATGGTCGTGCTCACTTCTCAGAGGCATCACTAGCAGTTCGTCATGAAGCGCATACAGGCCTACAAATTTGAATTGATGCCAGATGGCCAGCAGCAGAACCACATGCGTCGCTTCGCTGGTTCGTGTCGATTCGTATTTAATAGGGCTTTGGCGCTGCAGAAAGAGCGCTATGAGCGACGCGAAAAGAAATTGGGCTACGCCGGCTTATGCAAGCTACTCACCGAATGGCGCAACAGCCAGGAAACGGCATGGCTGGCCGATGCACCGGTGCACCCCTTGCAGCAATCGCTCAAGAATTTGGAGCGAGCCTATGCCAATTTTTTCGCCCAGCGTGCAGCCTGTCCACGTTTCAAGAAAAAAGGCCAGAGTGAGAGGTTCCGCTATCCGGATACTCGACAGATCAAGCTGGAGCAAGGTAATAGCCGCCTATTCCTCCCAAAACTTGGCTGGCTACGATATCGCAACAGCCGTGAAGTACTCGGCACGGTCAAGAACGTCACCGTGAGCCAGTTGTGCGGAAAATGGTTTGTCTCCATCCAGACAGAGCGAGAGGTTGAGCCGCCCCTCCCCAATGGCGACGCAGTCGGTATCGACATGGGGATTGCACGGTTCGCAACATTCTCTACTGGCAGCTATTTGGCCCCACTGAACAGCTTCACACAGCACGAAACTCGCCTGCGCAAAGCGCAGCGGGCGATGAGTCGTAAAACCAAATTCAGCAACAACTGGAAGAAGGCGAAAGCCCGCATCCAGCGTATCCATGCCCGCATCGGCAATGTCCGCCGTGACTACTTGCACAAAGCCACG
This DNA window, taken from Nitrospira sp., encodes the following:
- a CDS encoding TrbI/VirB10 family protein, which translates into the protein MASIKPTESAILNPGDPIRPEKPAPSKLLAGVVLVGGFIVLSMVLQQFRGNQPGIVRGKSPAKTVSINREETDKEIYMKDAGARIEALEQQRDQMRRLLEQDGRDKTEIKTQLSDLQKRIESVARSGGVVSAGTKSGALPPLPPPLSANPVGGGSATPVSAMPVPKGPIPVQSTPKPAGGTLPAPGAGGGLTEGFQVFRPEIVPGAKKNEKKLWLNTGTIIPVKLLSGMDAPARSTGAQGGGASANSPYPVLMMVRDIMKLPNEARIDAKDCFLVGEGLGDLSSERVMIRGNALSCVKKNGEAVDIELKGFVSGEDGKQGMRGRVVLKEGALLGRTLLAGFVSGISRAFMPYQSGFFVAQSPSQAFNLPPAGPVAMSGMAGGAGRAAELLARHYSMMAASIFPVIEIDAQREVDFIVGTGRELEGFFQ
- a CDS encoding DsbC family protein, with the translated sequence MRRSYQQIIAGLVCAVCVSVAGESILRAETDDAVRPIKTVIEQKFPGMKVLRVSKTEIPGWLLVESDSDRVENYMYVHESGRYVLSGALFDIQMGRNVTQEYVRDRQQALLAGMDTSKTILLSPMQSKLERPVLVFDDPDCRFCQQFHPEVQKLVEAGVPVAVVLYPLVRTHPDAYRKSVAIWCAPDQAEALGRALMSKPVMGEVGACSHPIDENIKLGKRLGVNSTPMVFLPNGQSFAGYRPASEVLALLQIEAQQK
- a CDS encoding TrbC family F-type conjugative pilus assembly protein; amino-acid sequence: MAQDIARYSRQALRHGRPQESPKEVRRDGVYLLLSFSLPNDTLKDYLREAKLLGAKVLLRGLVQDSFKVTQERIKHLLFTGDHPDDSLLVGIGIDPVIYRTVGAAEVPALVFVKDEKFLIASGGASVAHLLTLLSKEQAGVTPWIEWFERRHRGFLQGGPTEEAPPQVPTIGRSVKVQGDARGADIAERDMIDVMKERLAKADWPDIQRRSGDALKRQFAKGPGLALPHAEEARVVLVDPTVEYPEDIKDPTTNTVLIKSGTKINPFDKVRWIRTLVFFDGTSSSQVGWVQQYLKEHDPKFVKLIISDGDVQKVMEQLHQRVYWANPLLVSRMGVGAVPSIVSQLGRHLRVEEVAIHE
- the lepB gene encoding signal peptidase I, producing MKLFNALSLLNVLKRAPTILDWLDRHRWTHVGLMLFCGAIITAGVIAPWYEVAARMSGSWPHHNFFLIQKGQPVGRGDLVAFIMRRDYVERVQPGHLHRDYADVGNRWMKRIVGVPGDHIVIKEDEVYINGQSVGRGFGIDRYGQRIDLASLPEVIPEGEYYVALPHPRSFDSRYYGLIRKADILGTVTPLI
- a CDS encoding TraV family lipoprotein, whose product is MMSGYIRRYITRGGSWYGLGSGVAMGLSVLLAGCGGYESNFSCKGYPDQATCESVSEAYEKRFSAGQKVTQYTKDQKGGGQDTSSSSGPGQVTPPMIFSGKTDSAIGKPVITPVSALRVTVFPWKDTKKRLHDQSRHYLIVDEPDFIFGHMAQGVSAGSSSGHGKDLYPRMGRMVEKRDGKRTPSGNAAANAMTENVPEVGQRSAPMSVNPLGSGGIMPQGFPQLPQTGASNYLTDDGPLPPQ
- the traC gene encoding type IV secretion system protein TraC, producing the protein MSTILEWKVKQLVDRTAISDWLPYEAWDDTNQVYRLDDGRIGVVFSSKPLLGLSEESIQKLTNLFESDLPIGTTFQFMLHASPIIEPYLDNHVILAQRGQAGERYVADARKTAEFYLHARDTQLTSNPPLRPRDFTVYVSVAFPTQETTAQGWEDERIHQAVSGIEGQLNTLGLLPERVGPLQLLSLLHVLLNPGHSWESRPPAYSDQLPIRDQAVRLDTKATLRTKMIELDGKFLKTLTVQSWPVQWHGGNNRELIGSLIRFTDQITCPFFLTLNVLKFDQVKAKGKLRKKHVIINQQASGFLLGLIPSLKFKLDHFNGVQAQLENGRQLIGSYFQVVLYGDTPRHVEEQTGALRALYRAKDINLQEDHFIGWKILMTGLPLGLPSDDKALIDGLRRMKTYHTEVPAHICPIVADWKGGGAPVVLLTSRSGQLITMDVFANQQTNYNMAIAATSGAGKSFFMNNWIKSYLGIGGQVWVIDAGFSYVKLVELLKGQYIQYGANAQRLCFNPFSKLVHWGSNAGGVDDPSDRADELATLKALHAQMASPSRPLSDVELSFIEEAIMRVLEGEGCEGCPDSVHKVLKSMTDPRARDLARVLASYAKGGMYSHLFNGANNVNFENDFVVLELDGLNEQKQLRSVILLQMQMNIQAVMYKKENRGRRKFVILDEAWDLLSQGGNTAAFFETGARRVRKSGGSMITITQGINDYYDKMRDVGRYLLENAEFVGLLKQKTESIAAFRNNGRIVLSEMEYRLLSSVTKTTEYSEIFMITPFGRGICRLTVPRETQLLFTTNPDELSMIDRVRKEGPKELSIDEAIQCIIAAERAQAGADNPRLA